Part of the Oscillibacter hominis genome is shown below.
CATATGTATCTCATTCAGCTTTACATGAAGGCATTTCATCTCTTCCATGCAGTCAGCTATGCGCTTTATTATTCGTTGTGGTGATCGCTGTGCAGGCTTGAATAAGTATAAACCATAGCATCTTCATCCCGGCGTACAGGGCGCAGCCTGTCCATGGCAAGAAAACAGATCCCCTGCTATGCCCGGGTACTCCCATCCCCAGGATTTCCCTTTTTATAATACTCCAGGGCATAATCATAGAAGGCCTGGGCAATGGGGGACAGGATTCCCTTTTTGTGCCGCGCCGCGTATAGCTTCCGGCGGAGGCTCACGCTGTCAAAGTCAAAGGCCAGCAGGTTTCCGAACTGGCAGTCGCTCTCCGATGCGGTCTTGGAGATCACGGCGATCCCCAGCCCCTCGCTGACCATTTTTTTGATGTCGTCGGTGGATCGCACCTCCACGGCAATCTTCATCTGTGTCATGTCCACCCCCATCTCCCGAAGGAACTGTTCCGTCTCCTTCCGGGTGCCGCTGCCGCTTTCGCGGCTGATGAAGCTCTCCTCCAGGATCCGGCGGACGGGAAACCCCTTCTTCTGGTACTGGCGGTATTTGCGGGTATTGGGCGTGATGAGCACCAGCCGGTCGTCGGCAAACTCCTGGAAGGAGCACTTGGGGGCGTCCAGCAACGTGCCGCAGAAGCCGATTTCCACGCTGCGGGAGGAGACCGCCGCCGCCACCTCCTGGCTGTCGGTGATCTCCATGGCGAACTGGATGTCCGGATACTCCTCCCGGAAGCTGCGCATCAGCCGGGGCAGGAAATACTGGCCCGGAATGGTGGAGGCTGCGATGTGGATGGTGCCGCACATCTCCCTGGAGTAGGACTGGATGGCCTCCAAGGCCTCCCGGCGGAGCTTCAGCATGCGCCGGGCATATTGGTACAGCAGTTTTCCCGCCTCGGAGGGGAATATCTCCTTGGTGGTCCGGACAATGAGCTTGATTTTCAGCTCTTTTTCCAGCGAGGCGATATGGGTGCTGACCGTCGGCTGGGTCAGATGCAGCTGCTCCGCCGCCTTGGAAAAACTGTTGCTGTCCACCACTGCGGCAAATACCTCTAACTGCTTGATGTCCAATACCCATCCCTCCTCTCAATAGGAAAAGAGCGCCGCATCGCTGCAGCGCTCTTTTGGCGGGAATATGTGGGAATCGAACCCACCTGGGCGGCTCTTCACCACCTGCACCGGTTTTGAAGACCGGGGGGCACACCAGCACCCATCTACTCCCATGCGACGCTCAGTATAACACACCAGCCGCTGCAAGGCAAGTATGTTTTGCGTCAATTCGACATATCCCGCCCGAACCCCTGGGCCAGACGGCGGAAGTCTCCCTCTTTCTTTGTAACCTTATTCCGGTCAAAATATTCCAGCACGGCCAGCGCATACTTGCGGGAGGTCCCCAGGGCATCCCGCAGCTCTGCCAGCGTGATGGTCTCATGGTCTTCAAAGTGTTTGCTGACCACTCCGCACACCCGCTCATAGGTCTCCCTGCTCCAGCAGATCTGGGGGGAGAGCATCACCAGCTCCCCGTCGGAAAGCACGCTGTCCAGCACCTGCTTGGAATCATTTTTCTCATTGGGGGCGAACATGGCCATGACCTCGTCCACCGTGGCTGTCTCCACTCCGGCGTCCTGGTAAACCTTGAGCAGCCGCTCCCGGATGGCGGTCTGCCGTTTGGTATAGTGGATGTCGAACTCCGACAGTGCGTACCGGTCAGCCACCTTTTTGATCTTGCCCTCGGAACGCAGTGCACCCAGCACCGCGTCGGCCACCGTCTGCTCCGTGGACTTAAAGAGCTTCTGGCGCACTTCCGCCTGACGCATGCCTGCGTGGAGGGGATTGGCCTTGTGGTAGCCCTCCAGCAATGCGCGGCAGTTGCCCCACACCGTATCCAGCACCGAGGCCGCCAGATAGCGGCCCGGCAGAGCCTCGATGACCTCGCCGCGGCCCA
Proteins encoded:
- a CDS encoding selenium metabolism-associated LysR family transcriptional regulator, giving the protein MDIKQLEVFAAVVDSNSFSKAAEQLHLTQPTVSTHIASLEKELKIKLIVRTTKEIFPSEAGKLLYQYARRMLKLRREALEAIQSYSREMCGTIHIAASTIPGQYFLPRLMRSFREEYPDIQFAMEITDSQEVAAAVSSRSVEIGFCGTLLDAPKCSFQEFADDRLVLITPNTRKYRQYQKKGFPVRRILEESFISRESGSGTRKETEQFLREMGVDMTQMKIAVEVRSTDDIKKMVSEGLGIAVISKTASESDCQFGNLLAFDFDSVSLRRKLYAARHKKGILSPIAQAFYDYALEYYKKGNPGDGSTRA